A part of Corynebacterium afermentans subsp. lipophilum genomic DNA contains:
- the rpsO gene encoding 30S ribosomal protein S15 yields the protein MALSTEKKSEILKNYGLHETDTGSPEAQVALLTERINNLTEHLKDHQHDHHSRRGLLLLVGRRRGLLKYLRENNVERYRDLIGRLGLRR from the coding sequence ATGGCACTGTCCACTGAGAAGAAGAGCGAAATCCTCAAGAACTACGGCCTGCACGAGACCGACACCGGCTCTCCGGAGGCGCAGGTTGCGCTGCTCACCGAGCGCATCAACAACCTGACCGAGCACCTCAAGGACCACCAGCACGACCACCACTCCCGCCGTGGCCTGCTGCTGCTCGTCGGCCGTCGTCGCGGTCTGCTGAAGTACCTGCGCGAGAACAACGTCGAGCGCTACCGTGACCTGATCGGTCGCCTGGGCCTGCGCCGTTAA
- a CDS encoding bifunctional riboflavin kinase/FAD synthetase: protein MDILRGLSSVPDSFAETGTVVTIGVFDGVHRGHQLLISKAVETARELGVPCVVMTFDPHPVTIFAPERAPRALMPLDERARHIADLGVDELVVIDFREELAGLTPAEYMEDVLVSTLGAKHVLVGENFTFGRDAAGTATDMAQLGERAGVDVTIVKLLGEGEVRICSTAIRDHLSGGDVALATDFMGRPFSVTAPIERGAGRGGRELGYPTANQYASDTSAVPADGVYAGWLTIIDDGEIDGDMEPGVRYPAAISVGTNPTFGDARRSVESFVLDRDAELYGRMARVEFVEKVRDMLKFNSVDELLKHMSRDVSRTRDILGA from the coding sequence GTGGATATTCTGCGCGGGCTTTCGAGTGTGCCGGATTCCTTCGCGGAAACCGGCACGGTAGTCACTATCGGTGTGTTCGACGGAGTGCACCGGGGCCACCAGCTGCTCATTTCCAAAGCGGTGGAGACCGCTCGTGAGCTCGGCGTGCCGTGCGTTGTGATGACCTTCGACCCGCACCCCGTGACCATTTTTGCTCCGGAGCGCGCGCCGCGGGCGCTGATGCCTCTCGACGAGCGCGCCCGCCACATCGCCGACCTGGGCGTGGACGAGCTTGTGGTCATCGATTTCCGCGAAGAACTCGCCGGCCTGACGCCTGCGGAGTACATGGAAGACGTGCTGGTTTCCACCCTGGGCGCGAAGCACGTGCTGGTGGGGGAGAACTTCACCTTCGGCCGGGACGCCGCCGGCACCGCCACCGACATGGCGCAGCTCGGGGAGCGGGCGGGCGTGGACGTGACCATCGTCAAACTGCTCGGCGAAGGCGAAGTGCGGATTTGTTCCACTGCCATCCGCGACCATCTTTCCGGCGGCGACGTCGCCCTGGCCACAGACTTCATGGGCCGGCCGTTTTCCGTCACCGCGCCGATTGAGCGCGGCGCGGGCCGCGGCGGCAGGGAGCTGGGCTACCCCACGGCGAACCAGTACGCCTCCGACACCTCCGCAGTGCCCGCGGACGGCGTGTACGCCGGCTGGCTGACCATCATCGACGACGGCGAAATCGACGGCGACATGGAACCCGGCGTGCGCTACCCGGCGGCGATTTCCGTGGGCACTAACCCCACGTTCGGCGACGCGCGACGCAGCGTGGAGTCCTTCGTGCTGGACCGCGACGCGGAACTGTACGGGCGCATGGCGCGCGTGGAATTCGTGGAAAAAGTCCGCGACATGCTCAAGTTTAACTCCGTGGACGAGCTTTTGAAACACATGTCCCGCGACGTTTCCCGCACCCGCGATATTCTCGGGGCATGA
- the rbfA gene encoding 30S ribosome-binding factor RbfA — translation MADNPRAQRLAKQIQTIVASAIEREVKDPRLELVTVTDTRVTGDLHDATIYYTVRGRNIDDEPDYEQAAEALNRARGQIRKIVGDQLSVRFTPTISFERDTVPESSAHMEELLSRARARDEELAKLRANAKPAGESDPYKRTGDDV, via the coding sequence ATGGCTGACAACCCTCGCGCACAGCGCCTGGCAAAGCAGATTCAGACGATCGTCGCATCCGCCATCGAGCGGGAGGTGAAGGATCCGCGTTTGGAACTGGTCACCGTCACTGACACCCGCGTCACCGGCGACCTGCACGACGCAACCATCTACTACACGGTGCGCGGCCGCAACATCGACGACGAACCGGATTACGAACAGGCCGCCGAGGCGCTCAACCGCGCCCGCGGGCAGATCCGCAAGATCGTGGGCGACCAGCTCAGCGTGCGCTTCACCCCGACGATCTCCTTCGAGCGCGACACCGTCCCGGAGTCCTCCGCGCACATGGAGGAGCTGCTGAGCCGGGCCCGCGCCCGCGACGAGGAGCTGGCGAAGCTGCGCGCGAACGCGAAGCCGGCGGGTGAGAGCGACCCCTACAAGCGCACAGGTGACGATGTCTAG
- a CDS encoding 4'-phosphopantetheinyl transferase family protein, which translates to MQDVLLFPPEARCVFYLTDDTTDAVDLTRYEDLHPDERNEVSAAVDVRKGEFGDARWCAHQALRELGVKSAGAILRGERGMPLWPEGFTGSLTHTDGLRAAVAASTRHVHSMGLDAEPAEPLPDGVLRSIASETEIAMVKRLQADGYTWADRLLFCAKEATYKCWYPMTRRWLDFDEAEIELRTDGSFTSQLLARPAPVPLFEGRWIERCNYVVTATYVR; encoded by the coding sequence ATGCAAGACGTTTTGCTGTTCCCTCCCGAAGCACGCTGCGTGTTTTACCTCACCGACGACACGACCGACGCCGTCGACCTGACCCGCTACGAGGACCTGCACCCCGACGAGCGCAACGAGGTCAGCGCCGCAGTGGACGTGCGCAAAGGCGAGTTCGGCGACGCCCGCTGGTGCGCGCACCAGGCGCTGCGTGAACTCGGCGTGAAATCGGCTGGGGCCATCCTGCGAGGGGAGAGGGGCATGCCGCTGTGGCCCGAGGGGTTCACCGGCTCCCTCACGCACACCGACGGGCTCCGCGCGGCCGTGGCCGCCTCCACCCGCCACGTGCACTCCATGGGCCTGGACGCGGAGCCGGCAGAGCCGCTTCCAGATGGGGTGCTGCGCTCCATCGCCAGCGAAACCGAGATCGCGATGGTGAAAAGACTGCAGGCCGACGGCTACACCTGGGCGGATCGGCTGCTGTTTTGCGCCAAGGAAGCCACCTACAAGTGCTGGTACCCGATGACCCGGCGCTGGCTGGACTTCGACGAAGCCGAAATCGAGCTGCGCACCGACGGGTCCTTCACCTCCCAGCTGTTGGCGCGGCCCGCCCCAGTGCCGTTGTTCGAGGGCCGCTGGATCGAGCGCTGCAACTACGTGGTCACCGCCACCTACGTGCGGTAG
- a CDS encoding DHH family phosphoesterase — MSSQAPVYLPEAAVQFEAAASRVRAAEKISVVAHIKPDADAIGSACALAFGLEKLGKNVQVYIGQPLPHSANMRTIPGVDRIHYGAPLPDDGLVVTVDCASADRTGSLMPAILEDPSRVIVIDHHNTNPGFGGMNLIVESESTTVMIRELLGCLGVELDPDIAYGLYAGLVTDTGSFRWGTPRMHVFAAELMEYGLNTRQIALDLMDTMGPVDLQLMGEVLAKTHIVPTKGLSVAVLTIPVGIHSRMSQTAVESIIDYARSLEGTDVGVVLKEQAPKQWAMSLRSVVVDVSAVAQQLGGGGHWAAAGYSASGSRNEVIRKLLDAFPEPDE; from the coding sequence ATGTCTAGCCAGGCACCGGTGTACTTACCGGAGGCGGCGGTGCAGTTCGAGGCCGCCGCCTCCCGTGTGCGCGCCGCCGAGAAGATCTCGGTGGTCGCGCATATTAAGCCGGACGCGGACGCGATCGGTTCCGCATGCGCGCTGGCGTTCGGGCTGGAGAAGCTGGGCAAAAACGTGCAGGTTTACATCGGCCAGCCGCTGCCACACTCGGCGAACATGCGCACCATCCCGGGCGTGGACCGCATCCACTACGGAGCGCCGCTGCCTGACGACGGCCTCGTGGTCACCGTGGACTGCGCATCTGCGGACCGCACCGGCTCGCTCATGCCGGCGATCCTGGAGGACCCCTCGCGAGTCATCGTGATCGACCACCACAACACCAACCCCGGCTTCGGCGGGATGAACCTGATTGTGGAGAGCGAATCCACCACCGTGATGATCCGCGAGCTGCTGGGCTGCCTCGGCGTGGAATTGGACCCGGACATCGCCTACGGCCTGTACGCCGGCCTGGTCACGGACACGGGCAGCTTCCGCTGGGGCACACCGCGCATGCACGTCTTCGCCGCCGAGCTGATGGAGTACGGGCTGAACACCCGCCAGATCGCGCTCGACCTGATGGACACGATGGGTCCGGTGGACCTGCAGCTGATGGGCGAGGTGCTCGCGAAAACCCACATCGTGCCCACGAAGGGCCTGTCGGTGGCGGTGCTGACCATCCCGGTCGGCATCCACTCGCGGATGAGCCAGACGGCGGTGGAGTCGATCATCGATTACGCCCGCTCGCTGGAAGGCACCGACGTTGGCGTGGTGCTCAAGGAGCAGGCGCCGAAACAATGGGCGATGTCGCTGCGCTCGGTTGTGGTGGATGTCTCCGCCGTCGCGCAGCAGCTGGGCGGAGGCGGCCACTGGGCTGCCGCCGGTTATTCTGCCAGTGGCAGCCGCAACGAGGTGATCCGCAAGCTTCTCGACGCGTTCCCGGAGCCTGATGAGTAA
- a CDS encoding metallophosphoesterase family protein — protein MTTTLWAVSDLHAAVKRNCPKIDAIEPADPSDWLIVAGDVAERPELIIQVMENLAERFDTVVWVPGNHELFCRSADRHRGREKYTMLVQAMRAIGVITPEDRYPVFGGVTICPLFTLYDYSFRARDLTVEEALAAAHENNVVMTDEVAIAPFVDIRAWCWDRLAYTTKRLSRINGPTILINHWPLVQEPVQRMQWSDIALWCGTRHTRTWAQRYNARAVVYGHLHMPGVTTVDGIEHIEASLGYPREWEQHPSAQPFPYPVMEVEQ, from the coding sequence ATGACCACCACGCTCTGGGCCGTCAGCGACCTACACGCGGCGGTGAAGCGCAACTGCCCGAAGATCGACGCAATCGAGCCGGCCGACCCGTCGGACTGGCTCATCGTGGCGGGCGACGTCGCCGAGCGGCCAGAGCTGATCATCCAAGTGATGGAAAATTTGGCCGAACGCTTCGACACCGTGGTGTGGGTGCCGGGCAACCACGAGCTGTTCTGCCGCTCGGCGGACAGACACCGAGGCCGTGAAAAATACACGATGCTGGTGCAGGCCATGCGAGCGATCGGCGTGATCACTCCCGAGGACCGCTACCCGGTTTTCGGCGGGGTGACCATCTGCCCGCTGTTCACCCTCTACGACTATTCGTTCCGCGCCCGCGACCTCACGGTGGAAGAGGCGCTCGCCGCCGCGCACGAGAACAACGTGGTGATGACCGACGAGGTCGCCATTGCCCCCTTCGTGGACATCCGCGCCTGGTGCTGGGACCGGCTGGCTTACACCACCAAGCGGCTCTCCCGCATCAACGGCCCCACAATCCTGATCAACCACTGGCCGCTGGTGCAGGAGCCGGTCCAGCGCATGCAGTGGTCCGACATCGCCCTGTGGTGCGGCACCCGGCACACACGAACCTGGGCCCAGCGCTACAACGCGAGGGCCGTCGTGTACGGTCACCTGCACATGCCGGGGGTGACAACTGTCGACGGAATAGAGCACATTGAAGCGTCTCTCGGCTACCCGCGCGAATGGGAGCAACACCCGTCCGCGCAGCCGTTCCCGTACCCGGTCATGGAGGTTGAGCAGTGA
- a CDS encoding nucleoside hydrolase: MTTKLILDLDTGIDDALALAYALALPEVELIGVTCTYGNVVVEQSVRNTLAILELFGRTDVPVFEGPGHARAKDSFEVQEISAFIHGQNGIGEVEIPDAARQVEQTSAVDFLVDSVHKYGDELVIVPTGPSTTIAAAIEASNVFRDGAQIVMMGGALTVPGNVTAWSEANIHQDPEATDLMFRSLRNVTMIGLDVTLQTLLTTAETAKWAELGTVGGAFLADITNYYIDAYKTTSPHLGGCGLHDPLAVAVAIDPGLVDTLGINMKVDTEGETRGRTIGDEARLNDPDKHAAVAVRVDTAGFLQEFMHRLSVLAQATPVV, encoded by the coding sequence ATGACCACCAAGCTGATCCTGGATTTGGACACCGGCATCGACGATGCCCTGGCTCTCGCGTACGCGCTCGCCTTGCCGGAAGTTGAGCTTATCGGCGTGACCTGCACCTACGGCAACGTCGTGGTGGAGCAATCCGTGCGCAACACCCTGGCAATTCTGGAGCTGTTCGGCCGTACGGACGTGCCAGTGTTCGAAGGCCCGGGCCACGCCCGCGCCAAGGACTCGTTTGAAGTCCAGGAGATCTCCGCGTTCATCCACGGTCAAAACGGTATCGGCGAGGTTGAGATCCCGGATGCCGCCCGCCAGGTTGAGCAGACTTCCGCGGTGGATTTCCTGGTTGATTCGGTGCACAAGTACGGCGACGAATTGGTGATCGTGCCCACCGGCCCGTCCACTACCATCGCCGCCGCGATCGAGGCGTCCAACGTGTTCCGCGACGGCGCGCAGATTGTGATGATGGGCGGTGCGCTGACCGTGCCGGGCAACGTCACGGCGTGGTCGGAGGCGAACATCCACCAGGACCCGGAGGCGACCGACCTGATGTTCCGCAGCCTGCGCAACGTCACCATGATCGGCCTGGATGTGACCCTCCAGACGCTGCTGACTACTGCGGAGACCGCGAAGTGGGCCGAGCTGGGCACAGTCGGTGGCGCGTTCTTGGCGGACATTACGAACTACTACATCGACGCATACAAGACCACCTCGCCGCACCTGGGCGGTTGCGGTCTGCACGACCCGCTGGCGGTAGCGGTGGCGATCGACCCGGGCCTGGTGGACACCCTGGGCATCAACATGAAGGTGGACACGGAAGGCGAAACGCGCGGGCGCACCATCGGCGACGAGGCCCGGCTCAACGACCCGGACAAGCACGCCGCAGTGGCCGTGCGGGTGGACACGGCGGGCTTTTTGCAGGAGTTCATGCACCGGTTGAGTGTTTTGGCTCAGGCAACCCCGGTCGTGTAA
- a CDS encoding MATE family efflux transporter, producing the protein MSNWQPAKQRSMGREILMLALPALGVLAANPLYLLLDTAVVGRLGTAQLAALAAGAAIQSTVTTQLTFLSYGTTARSSRFFGAGQRDKAVAEGVQATWVALGVGTLLALIVGLFAQPLAEALANDYETSVRAAQWMRVSVFAVPLTLAIMAGNGWMRGVQNTKLPFYLTLCGLIPGAILLPILVGRYGLVGSAVSNVIGMGITAALFVVVLVRENARYGGSWAPRWSVIKRQLVLGRDLILRSLSFQVSLLAAAAIAGRIGVVALAAHQLMLQLWNFLTLVLDSLAIAAQTLTGSALGRGGAQQARAVGLKVLKYSMVFAVALSAVFAVFAVPIQTLFTSDPDVVDTLRVPWFLLIGMILVGGAVFALDGVLLGAADAAFLRNLTLFSLLAVALPIILAAGVFGWGLTGIWVGQLAQVATRLIGVVWRFRSMRWAVSGVDGKKEE; encoded by the coding sequence ATGAGTAACTGGCAACCAGCAAAGCAACGTTCCATGGGCCGCGAGATCCTGATGCTCGCCTTGCCAGCGCTCGGCGTCTTGGCCGCCAACCCGCTCTACCTCCTGCTAGACACTGCGGTGGTGGGCCGGCTCGGCACCGCCCAGCTCGCCGCGCTTGCGGCGGGGGCGGCGATCCAGTCCACGGTGACTACCCAGCTGACGTTTTTGTCCTACGGCACCACTGCGCGCAGTTCGCGCTTTTTCGGCGCCGGCCAACGCGACAAAGCAGTGGCGGAGGGGGTGCAGGCCACGTGGGTGGCGCTAGGCGTCGGCACGCTGCTGGCGCTTATTGTTGGGCTGTTCGCGCAACCCCTCGCCGAGGCGCTCGCCAACGACTATGAGACGAGCGTGCGGGCCGCCCAGTGGATGCGCGTGTCGGTTTTCGCCGTGCCGTTAACGCTTGCGATCATGGCTGGCAATGGCTGGATGCGCGGCGTGCAAAACACCAAATTGCCGTTTTACCTGACACTGTGCGGCCTGATACCGGGCGCGATCCTGCTGCCGATCCTGGTGGGGCGCTACGGGCTCGTTGGCTCGGCGGTGTCCAACGTGATCGGCATGGGCATTACCGCCGCGCTGTTCGTGGTCGTGCTGGTGCGCGAAAACGCTAGGTACGGCGGCAGCTGGGCGCCGCGCTGGAGCGTGATCAAACGCCAGCTCGTGCTGGGCCGGGACCTGATCTTGCGCTCGCTGTCCTTCCAAGTCTCGCTTCTGGCCGCCGCGGCTATCGCAGGCCGGATCGGGGTGGTGGCGCTTGCCGCGCACCAGCTCATGCTGCAGCTGTGGAACTTTCTCACGCTCGTGCTTGACTCGCTGGCGATCGCGGCGCAAACACTCACTGGCTCCGCGCTGGGCCGCGGGGGAGCGCAGCAGGCCCGCGCCGTGGGGCTGAAGGTACTGAAATACTCGATGGTCTTCGCGGTGGCGCTGTCCGCCGTGTTCGCGGTGTTCGCTGTACCGATCCAGACTCTGTTTACGTCGGACCCGGATGTCGTCGATACGCTGCGGGTTCCCTGGTTCCTGCTCATCGGGATGATCCTGGTTGGCGGTGCCGTCTTCGCCCTCGACGGCGTGCTGCTTGGTGCCGCCGACGCCGCGTTCCTGCGCAACCTCACACTGTTTTCGCTGCTGGCGGTGGCGCTGCCGATCATCCTGGCCGCCGGGGTGTTTGGCTGGGGCCTCACCGGCATCTGGGTCGGGCAACTCGCTCAGGTAGCCACGCGATTGATCGGCGTGGTGTGGAGGTTCCGCTCAATGCGGTGGGCCGTGTCCGGCGTAGATGGTAAGAAAGAGGAATGA
- a CDS encoding polyribonucleotide nucleotidyltransferase, with protein sequence MSKFTPKNSYDVHVDEEFGITEAVATLDNGDFGSRTIRFETGQLARQADGSVTTYLDDETMMLATTTASNQPREGFDFFPLTVDVEERMYAAGKIPGSFFRREGRPSTQAILACRLIDRPLRPTFVKGLRNEVQVVITVMSQHPEEYYDVVAINGASAATQLSGLPVSGPVGGVRMALLADDKHPEGQWVAFPNHEQHERCLFEMVVAGRMVERKRGRKTEEDVAIMMVEAGAGVNVVKQIEAGYPAPTESTVAEGIEAAKPFIETLCRAQRSLADEMSKETKEFPLFPAYSDKVFNAVEKKASKKLAKLLTIKGKAERDEATNEYMEDIEDSLLDDFDIDDDDREEYAAASKEIRAAYNALMKQIVREKILAEGFRIDGRGVTDIRDLEVEVELIPRAHGSALFERGETQILGVTTLDMLKMEQHLDSLHPEDSKRYIHHYNFPPYSTGETGRVGSPKRREIGHGALAERALLPVIPSREDFPYTIRQVSEALGSNGSTSMGSVCASTLSLYNAGVPLAAPVAGIAMGLVSGEVNGETEYVALTDILGAEDAFGDMDFKVAGTREFITALQLDTKLDGIPSKVLAEALTQARDARDAILDTMAEVIEGPDEMNSLAPKITTVKVPVAKIGEVIGPKGKTINQITEDTGAEISIEDDGTVFVSAASGEAADDAIEKINAIANPQMPKVGERYLGTVVKTVAFGAFVSIMPGTDGLIHISNLGGNTRVENVEDVINVGDKVEVEIRDIDNRGKISLVPVEDGE encoded by the coding sequence TTGAGTAAATTCACGCCAAAGAACTCGTACGACGTCCACGTGGACGAGGAGTTCGGCATCACCGAGGCAGTAGCCACCCTGGACAACGGCGACTTCGGCTCGCGCACCATTCGTTTTGAAACGGGGCAGCTGGCGCGCCAGGCGGACGGCTCCGTGACCACCTACCTCGACGACGAGACGATGATGCTGGCCACCACCACCGCGTCCAACCAACCGCGCGAGGGCTTCGACTTCTTCCCGCTGACCGTGGACGTGGAAGAGCGCATGTACGCCGCCGGCAAAATCCCGGGATCCTTCTTCCGCCGCGAGGGCCGCCCCTCCACGCAGGCGATCTTGGCTTGCCGTCTCATTGACCGCCCGCTGCGCCCGACCTTCGTCAAGGGTCTGCGCAACGAGGTGCAGGTTGTCATCACCGTGATGTCGCAGCACCCGGAGGAGTACTACGACGTTGTGGCCATCAACGGCGCATCCGCCGCGACCCAGCTGTCCGGCCTGCCGGTTTCCGGCCCGGTCGGTGGCGTGCGCATGGCTCTGCTGGCGGACGACAAGCACCCGGAGGGCCAGTGGGTGGCCTTCCCGAACCACGAGCAGCACGAGCGCTGCCTGTTCGAGATGGTTGTCGCCGGCCGCATGGTCGAGCGCAAGCGCGGCCGCAAGACCGAAGAAGACGTAGCCATCATGATGGTGGAGGCTGGCGCCGGCGTGAACGTGGTCAAGCAGATCGAGGCCGGCTACCCGGCACCGACCGAGTCCACCGTCGCCGAGGGCATCGAGGCCGCCAAGCCGTTCATTGAGACGCTGTGCCGCGCCCAGCGCAGCCTGGCCGACGAAATGTCCAAGGAGACCAAGGAGTTCCCGCTCTTCCCGGCGTACTCCGACAAGGTCTTCAACGCCGTGGAGAAGAAGGCGTCCAAGAAGCTGGCCAAGCTGCTGACGATCAAGGGCAAGGCCGAGCGCGACGAGGCCACCAACGAGTACATGGAAGATATCGAGGACAGCCTGCTCGACGACTTCGACATCGACGACGATGACCGCGAGGAGTACGCGGCGGCGTCGAAGGAGATCCGCGCGGCCTACAACGCGCTGATGAAGCAGATCGTGCGCGAGAAGATCCTCGCCGAGGGCTTCCGCATCGACGGCCGCGGCGTGACCGACATCCGCGACCTCGAGGTCGAGGTCGAGCTCATCCCGCGCGCCCACGGCTCCGCCCTGTTCGAGCGCGGCGAGACCCAGATTTTGGGCGTGACCACCTTGGACATGCTGAAGATGGAGCAGCACCTGGATTCTTTGCACCCGGAGGACTCCAAGCGCTACATCCACCACTACAACTTCCCGCCGTACTCCACCGGCGAGACCGGCCGCGTCGGCTCCCCGAAGCGTCGCGAGATCGGCCACGGCGCACTCGCGGAGCGCGCGCTGCTGCCGGTGATCCCGTCGCGCGAGGATTTCCCGTACACCATCCGCCAGGTCTCCGAAGCGCTGGGCTCCAACGGCTCGACCTCCATGGGCTCGGTGTGCGCCTCCACGCTGTCGCTGTACAACGCGGGCGTGCCGCTGGCCGCCCCGGTCGCCGGCATCGCCATGGGCCTGGTCTCCGGCGAGGTCAACGGTGAAACCGAGTACGTCGCGCTGACCGACATCCTCGGCGCGGAGGACGCGTTCGGCGACATGGACTTCAAGGTTGCCGGCACCCGCGAGTTCATCACCGCGTTGCAGCTGGACACCAAGCTCGACGGCATCCCGTCGAAGGTGCTGGCAGAAGCCCTGACCCAGGCCCGCGACGCGCGCGACGCCATCCTCGACACCATGGCGGAGGTTATCGAGGGCCCGGACGAGATGAACTCGCTCGCTCCGAAGATCACCACCGTGAAGGTCCCCGTGGCCAAGATCGGCGAGGTCATCGGCCCGAAGGGCAAGACCATCAACCAGATCACCGAGGACACCGGCGCCGAGATCTCCATCGAGGACGACGGCACCGTGTTCGTCTCCGCCGCATCCGGCGAGGCAGCAGATGACGCGATCGAGAAGATCAACGCGATTGCCAACCCGCAGATGCCGAAGGTCGGCGAGCGCTACCTCGGCACCGTGGTCAAGACCGTGGCCTTCGGCGCGTTCGTGTCCATCATGCCGGGCACCGACGGCCTGATCCACATCTCCAACCTGGGCGGCAACACCCGCGTGGAAAACGTCGAGGACGTCATCAACGTCGGCGACAAGGTCGAGGTGGAAATCCGCGACATCGACAACCGCGGCAAGATCTCGTTGGTTCCGGTCGAGGACGGCGAGTAA
- the truB gene encoding tRNA pseudouridine(55) synthase TruB → MNDPLATSGIVVVDKPAGMTSHDVVARLRRFFGTRKVGHAGTLDPMATGVLVAGIERGTKLLAHLVAEDKVYETTIRLGASTTTDDAEGATVDTHDASGITDEAIRAEVAKLTGTIMQVPSKVSAIKIDGRRAHELVRAGEEVDIPAREVTIHSFDLGEIRRDGEFVDVDARVHCSSGTYIRSLGRDLGAALGVGGHLIALRRSRVGAFSLTDARTLDQLENSAELSLSLDDALIRVWPVLYITADEYDALAMGKWLEPRGLKGVHAAVGPDGRAVALVKEKGKRLATVFVARPSTL, encoded by the coding sequence ATGAACGATCCCCTCGCCACTTCCGGAATCGTCGTCGTGGACAAGCCCGCTGGCATGACCAGCCACGACGTTGTCGCACGCCTGCGCCGCTTCTTCGGCACCCGCAAAGTCGGCCACGCGGGCACGCTCGACCCCATGGCAACCGGTGTGCTGGTGGCGGGCATCGAGCGCGGCACGAAGCTTCTGGCCCACCTCGTGGCCGAGGACAAGGTGTACGAAACCACCATCCGCCTGGGCGCGTCGACGACAACGGATGATGCCGAAGGCGCGACCGTCGATACGCATGATGCTTCCGGGATCACAGATGAGGCGATCCGCGCGGAGGTGGCAAAGCTGACCGGCACGATCATGCAGGTGCCGTCGAAGGTCTCCGCCATCAAGATCGACGGGCGGCGCGCGCATGAGCTCGTGCGCGCCGGCGAGGAGGTGGACATCCCCGCGCGCGAGGTGACCATCCACTCTTTCGACCTCGGCGAGATCCGCCGCGACGGCGAGTTCGTGGACGTCGATGCGCGCGTGCACTGCTCTTCCGGCACCTACATCCGCTCGCTCGGGCGCGACCTGGGTGCGGCCTTAGGTGTCGGGGGGCATTTGATTGCCTTACGACGCTCCCGTGTCGGCGCATTCTCCCTCACCGATGCACGCACCCTGGACCAGCTCGAGAACTCCGCCGAGCTGTCGCTGAGCCTGGACGACGCCTTGATTCGCGTGTGGCCGGTCCTCTACATCACGGCAGACGAATACGATGCCCTGGCCATGGGCAAGTGGTTGGAGCCGCGCGGGCTCAAGGGCGTCCACGCGGCGGTGGGGCCGGACGGGCGCGCGGTGGCGCTTGTGAAGGAGAAGGGCAAGCGCCTGGCCACAGTGTTCGTCGCACGCCCCTCGACGCTGTAG